From the candidate division KSB1 bacterium genome, the window TCAATGGCAAATCTCAGCCATCAATTCAAGAGCTTAGTGATTTCAAACTTTTAGAGATATTTAAGTACAACTTCTATATAGAACAAAGAATCGAACACTTCCATCTGAAAGTGTCCCCTGCATTTTTTTTGCTGTGAATGAGAGGTTATCTACCGGGTATTTTTAACACTGTATACGGGTAGATCAAACTCGAATCATCACCAATGACGTCTTTGTTTGCTTCATACAATTGGCGCCATTTGGTCGGATCGCTCATTACCTCCATGCTTCCGGCGATTTTTGCCAAATTATCACCGTTGCCAACCAGGTATTCACCCGGGGCATTTTCTTGGTGAATTTTGAGGACACGATCCGGGTAAATCAAATCCGGGTCTGCACCAATTTGATCGCGGTTATAAGAATAGATTCGATACCACTGGATTCCTTCACCGTATTGATTGCGTGAGATTTTCCAAAGATAATCACCGCGGTTTACCGTATACTCGTCATACATGCCCTTGGGCATTTTGTCTCTGAGTGTGGCAATCTTACCTTCCAGACCCGCGATTCTGTCGCGCATTTCAGTTAGGTTGTATATCGGACTCGATTTCATCCCGCCTAACTTTTCTTCCATAGCATCGATTTCTTTTCTTCTTTTAAACAAATCTTCGGGAGACAGAGCGCTTAATGCGCTTAATTCCCGATCCATGTCGTCGAGTTGCGTGCGGTAGGCATTAACATCACTCTCAGAAACGCCGAGAGCTGAGTAAATATCTCCCCAAACACCAGCAATTTGACCATCGAGGTCTGCTATCTGAGAATTCAGGGATGCAATTTCGTTGTCACATTTAGCTATTTCGGTTTTAGCTGCCATTTCTCTATCCGCCCACTCTTGCAACTGAGCTTTGTACTCTTTCATGGTCATCTCTTGCGCGAAACCGCTGGAAACGCCCAGAACCATTGAAAGTACAATTACTAAAGAGCCGGCAAATAGAATTTTTGCCACAGCTTTCATGTTACCCTCCTAATTCTATAAAAATAAATTACTCTCCAACTCTTTGTTTAACTGTTTCTAATTCTTTTTTTGTTGCCTGAAGTTCGTTTCTTTTTTGATTCAGCTTGCTTTGAAGCTCGTTCTTTTCCCTTCTTCTCTCCTCCAAAGTATTTTCTGCTGATAGAGCAGCATTTTTTTGTTCTTCCAACGCTTGTAACTGCTCAACGTTGGGACGTTTTGTACATCCCATAAAAGACATCGAGGAAAAAACAAATAAAGCGACGATTAGCAGTGATACAGTCTTGTACAATTTTTTCATTATTTCACCTCCTTCCTGGTCGTCATTGTCTAAATAAATTTTAACTCAGAAATAATCTAAGAGATAGTAAAAACTTATTTAACTCTTGTTTGGGGGATATTGGAATCAAGTATAACAAAAAAAAAACTAATTGTCAAGAAAAAAAAACCATTTAGATAACTTTCAAACCTAACTCCTGAAGCTGCTCTTTGCTGACTTCGGAGGGAGCGCCGTCCATCAAGGAAAGGGCACTGTTTGCTTTGGGAAACGCAATTACTTCGCGAATTGAGTTTTCGTTTGCCAGCAGCATGACCAAGCGGTCAAAGCCAAAAGCAATGCCGCCGTGCGGAGGTGCGCCAAACTCGAAAGCATCCAGTAAAAATCCGAACTTGTCCCGGGCTTCCTCGTCGGAAATATTCAGCAAGCGAAAGATCTTATTCTGTAAATCCTGCACATGAATTCTAATGCTGCCGCCGGC encodes:
- a CDS encoding LysM peptidoglycan-binding domain-containing protein, with amino-acid sequence MKAVAKILFAGSLVIVLSMVLGVSSGFAQEMTMKEYKAQLQEWADREMAAKTEIAKCDNEIASLNSQIADLDGQIAGVWGDIYSALGVSESDVNAYRTQLDDMDRELSALSALSPEDLFKRRKEIDAMEEKLGGMKSSPIYNLTEMRDRIAGLEGKIATLRDKMPKGMYDEYTVNRGDYLWKISRNQYGEGIQWYRIYSYNRDQIGADPDLIYPDRVLKIHQENAPGEYLVGNGDNLAKIAGSMEVMSDPTKWRQLYEANKDVIGDDSSLIYPYTVLKIPGR